A region from the Chitinivibrionales bacterium genome encodes:
- a CDS encoding ATPase domain-containing protein, whose protein sequence is MKEKRIPFGIKGLDEMIQGGLLPGSASLIEGAPGTGKTTMGVQFIYNGITEYDEPGLIITFEEFPQQYYHDALQFGWDLKKLEASGKLKIAFSDPETTLKEFENVDGTFISIIEKMSIKRVLVDSVTHFESLSVDEFHLREIERKFINALKRENVTSVLLRENDSLMGQMSRVTSKIPFIVDSYFLMRYVEIDSTVQKAFLILKMRGSDHQKDIRCFKIGPHGIEVESKFSGREGIMSGISHNTPQDAFVKVFGKK, encoded by the coding sequence ATGAAGGAAAAGAGAATACCGTTCGGCATCAAGGGCCTCGACGAGATGATCCAGGGCGGGCTCCTTCCCGGCTCGGCCAGCCTCATCGAGGGCGCGCCCGGCACGGGCAAGACCACCATGGGGGTGCAGTTCATCTACAACGGCATCACGGAGTACGACGAGCCGGGCCTCATCATCACCTTCGAGGAATTCCCCCAGCAGTATTACCACGACGCCCTGCAGTTCGGCTGGGACCTCAAGAAACTGGAGGCGTCGGGCAAGCTCAAGATTGCGTTCTCGGACCCTGAAACCACGCTCAAGGAATTCGAGAATGTCGACGGCACCTTTATCAGCATCATCGAGAAGATGAGCATCAAGCGGGTGCTGGTGGACAGCGTCACGCATTTCGAATCGCTGTCGGTGGACGAGTTCCACCTGCGCGAGATCGAGCGGAAGTTCATCAACGCGCTCAAGCGGGAAAACGTGACGAGCGTGCTGCTGCGCGAGAACGACAGCCTCATGGGCCAGATGAGTAGGGTCACGAGCAAGATCCCGTTCATCGTGGATTCTTATTTCCTCATGCGCTACGTGGAGATCGACAGCACGGTGCAGAAAGCCTTTCTCATCCTCAAGATGCGCGGCAGCGACCACCAGAAGGACATCCGGTGCTTCAAGATCGGGCCGCACGGCATCGAGGTGGAATCGAAGTTCTCGGGCCGCGAGGGCATCATGAGCGGCATTTCGCACAACACGCCGCAAGACGCATTTGTCAAAGTTTTCGGTAAAAAGTAA
- the argH gene encoding argininosuccinate lyase: MTMWDGRFKKKTDRLMERFNNSLPVDQELFAEDIEGSIAWARALKKAKVLSLRECAAVERGLARLLEDFKQNRARFVASDEDIHMAIERMLAAKIGAAGEKLHTGRSRNDQVATDTRLYVMRRATDIRQLISGLQKALLSRAKSDMTVIAPAYTHLQQAQPVLLSHYWLSFLFALEREKTRFAQVKECTDLMPLGSGAVAGSGFNVDRNFLARKLGFSKISDNSMDAVASRDFVLQALAACASCGTLLSRYAEDLVVWSSREFSFVELDDAWATGSSMMPQKKNPDSLELIRGKAGRFIGNHTGFAATLKGVGLAYYKDLQEDKASLFDSLCQMELVLEVFTNVIATLSVNADAIKKDLDPLLFATDLADYLVSKGVPFRQAHKVVGKLVGCCVASGAKLTGLTVDQLREFSPLFGNDALRVFKWENAIEHRGVYGGTGTGSVRRQIIKAESLIKNS, from the coding sequence ATGACCATGTGGGACGGCCGGTTTAAAAAAAAGACCGACAGGCTGATGGAGCGGTTCAACAATTCCCTTCCGGTTGACCAGGAACTTTTTGCGGAAGACATCGAGGGAAGCATCGCCTGGGCGCGGGCGCTCAAAAAGGCGAAAGTGCTTTCTTTGCGCGAATGCGCGGCCGTCGAGCGCGGGCTGGCGCGGCTGCTCGAGGACTTCAAACAGAACAGGGCGCGCTTCGTCGCCTCGGACGAGGACATCCACATGGCAATCGAGCGCATGCTCGCCGCGAAAATCGGCGCCGCGGGCGAAAAGCTCCACACCGGACGCTCGCGCAACGACCAGGTCGCCACCGACACGCGTTTGTATGTCATGCGCAGGGCAACAGACATCCGACAGCTGATTTCCGGCCTGCAAAAGGCGCTCTTGTCGCGCGCGAAAAGCGACATGACGGTCATTGCGCCAGCCTACACGCACCTTCAGCAGGCGCAGCCCGTTCTCCTGTCCCACTACTGGCTCTCGTTCCTGTTCGCGCTTGAACGGGAAAAAACCAGGTTTGCACAAGTAAAGGAATGCACCGACCTCATGCCGCTCGGCTCCGGCGCGGTCGCCGGCAGCGGCTTCAATGTCGACCGGAATTTTCTCGCAAGGAAGCTCGGTTTTTCCAAAATCTCCGACAACAGCATGGACGCCGTTGCGTCGCGCGACTTTGTGCTGCAAGCGCTTGCCGCCTGCGCGTCGTGCGGGACCCTGCTTTCACGCTACGCCGAAGACCTTGTCGTCTGGTCGTCAAGGGAATTCTCTTTTGTCGAGCTCGACGACGCCTGGGCCACCGGCTCGAGCATGATGCCGCAAAAGAAAAATCCCGATTCACTTGAACTCATCCGCGGCAAAGCCGGCCGTTTCATCGGTAACCACACCGGGTTCGCGGCAACGCTCAAGGGTGTAGGGCTTGCATATTACAAGGATCTACAGGAAGATAAAGCGTCACTATTTGATTCACTTTGCCAGATGGAGCTTGTCCTGGAAGTGTTCACCAACGTCATCGCAACGCTATCGGTAAACGCGGACGCCATTAAAAAAGACCTCGACCCGCTTTTGTTCGCTACCGATCTCGCCGATTACCTTGTGTCAAAAGGCGTGCCGTTCCGCCAGGCGCACAAGGTGGTGGGAAAGCTCGTTGGCTGCTGCGTTGCGTCGGGCGCAAAACTCACGGGCCTCACCGTGGACCAGCTCAGGGAATTCTCCCCGCTGTTCGGCAACGACGCGCTCAGGGTTTTCAAATGGGAAAACGCGATTGAACACAGGGGAGTGTACGGCGGGACGGGAACGGGGAGCGTGAGGAGGCAGATAATAAAGGCGGAAAGTCTGATTAAGAATAGTTGA
- a CDS encoding response regulator translates to MASLPNEADRRILIVDDEADVLDFLKIYLESLGWKTTLASSTAEAFSQLEQGSFFLILTDIAMPDMDGYEFIGKLREKGVASQVVLMTGFGYNPKHTLIKIYKSSKIPCLFKPFNRTKLSETIQQMYEEYNKGLSQEPPPAVPPQQNT, encoded by the coding sequence ATGGCCTCTTTACCGAACGAAGCTGACCGCCGCATCCTCATCGTGGACGATGAGGCCGACGTTCTGGACTTTCTTAAAATCTATCTCGAGAGTCTGGGATGGAAGACGACCCTTGCCTCCTCGACGGCCGAGGCCTTCTCGCAGCTCGAACAGGGCTCCTTTTTTCTCATCCTCACCGACATCGCCATGCCCGATATGGACGGATACGAATTCATCGGCAAGCTCAGGGAAAAGGGCGTTGCTTCGCAGGTGGTGCTCATGACCGGCTTCGGCTACAACCCCAAGCACACGCTCATCAAGATTTACAAATCGTCAAAAATCCCGTGCCTGTTCAAACCGTTCAACCGGACAAAGCTTTCGGAGACCATTCAGCAGATGTACGAGGAATACAATAAGGGCCTTTCCCAAGAGCCCCCGCCAGCCGTTCCCCCGCAGCAGAATACTTAA
- a CDS encoding TylF/MycF/NovP-related O-methyltransferase: MTIKRKFISLGQRLLMSRGFFLTSTMPHLYRERILDVTDRMDYVRSSSLELIAYEIYQKKIPGSVAEVGVYKGEFAGKINEAFPDRALYLFDTFEGFSKEDVAFDRKQGYHEHDEDFSGTSVETVLAKMKNPGRCVVKKGRFPDTAAGIEGKFVFVSLDADLYLPIIAGLRYFYPRMQEGGFLFVHDFSGPGYKGVRAAVEEFCKEIGRGYFPLCDSGGSVVLCK; this comes from the coding sequence ATGACGATAAAACGTAAATTCATCAGCCTCGGCCAAAGACTATTAATGTCCCGCGGATTCTTTCTCACCTCCACCATGCCGCATCTGTACCGGGAGAGAATTCTCGATGTCACCGACCGTATGGACTATGTCCGGTCCTCGTCGCTGGAGCTTATTGCATATGAGATATACCAGAAGAAAATCCCCGGCAGCGTCGCCGAGGTCGGCGTTTACAAGGGCGAGTTCGCGGGCAAGATCAACGAGGCGTTCCCCGACCGGGCCCTGTACCTGTTCGATACTTTTGAGGGCTTTTCAAAAGAGGACGTCGCGTTCGACAGAAAACAAGGGTACCACGAACACGACGAGGATTTCTCCGGCACCAGCGTGGAAACGGTGCTGGCAAAAATGAAAAACCCAGGCCGTTGTGTGGTGAAAAAAGGAAGGTTCCCCGATACCGCGGCCGGTATCGAAGGCAAATTCGTATTTGTCAGCCTCGACGCAGACCTGTACCTCCCCATCATCGCCGGGCTGAGGTACTTTTATCCGCGCATGCAGGAGGGCGGGTTCCTTTTTGTCCATGACTTTTCCGGCCCCGGCTACAAGGGCGTTCGCGCCGCGGTGGAGGAGTTCTGCAAGGAGATCGGACGGGGATATTTTCCGTTGTGCGATTCGGGTGGAAGCGTTGTGCTGTGCAAATAA
- a CDS encoding glycosyltransferase family 39 protein: MGQSSNIRTIIALVLITLAGFGMRLCSISQNSLSLDEGYTLFLAKKSTPEMLHSIMADDNHPPLHYLLMKLWVPIAGQSEFALRLPSAVAGTLAVPAAYALAAAAFGSGTGIAVACILAVSRYNLALSQEGRGYSLMVLLGILSYYFFFLIQSRPARKNIVLYVVSTILLFYTHYYGAFVILGQVLYFAYKLAALPRENKTGYLKSNMIIFGVVFLFCAPWLPVMFFRARAEAPLTRFGSLLTKEIFVAFGTYAGSILALLVFMFILIAWMIQQRRNLFSKATWETENGAWALFICWVTAVIIIPYIFSFFTVPFFTRRCAVTASIPFYILIAFTVYRINLRFLRIILLAALFFTCIFEDLRYFSAPINPRWKECSRMIDEVKKDGDALVFSPAGCRDYVFSYYSKKRPSHCFLYPIHDAPVSGETKSMIDTLKKYPTIYFARGSEILDNGAFESALARGFAMKDSVEFGKLVMYKVENRVAK; encoded by the coding sequence ATGGGTCAATCCTCAAACATAAGAACAATAATTGCGCTTGTCCTCATTACCCTCGCCGGTTTCGGCATGCGGTTGTGCAGTATATCCCAGAACAGCCTGTCGCTTGACGAAGGGTACACGCTGTTTCTGGCGAAAAAAAGCACGCCGGAAATGCTGCACAGCATCATGGCGGACGACAACCACCCGCCGCTGCATTACCTTCTCATGAAATTATGGGTACCAATCGCCGGGCAGTCGGAATTTGCCCTGCGCCTGCCGTCTGCGGTTGCCGGCACGCTTGCCGTTCCCGCGGCGTACGCGCTTGCCGCGGCCGCGTTCGGCAGCGGCACGGGCATTGCCGTGGCCTGCATCCTTGCGGTGTCGCGGTATAACCTCGCGCTGAGCCAGGAGGGACGCGGCTATTCGCTCATGGTGCTGCTGGGTATCTTGTCTTATTATTTCTTTTTTCTGATTCAAAGCAGGCCTGCGAGAAAAAATATCGTATTATATGTCGTTTCAACCATTTTGCTTTTTTACACACACTACTACGGCGCGTTCGTTATTCTGGGACAGGTGCTTTACTTTGCGTATAAACTTGCCGCCTTACCCCGCGAAAATAAAACCGGCTATTTAAAATCCAACATGATCATCTTCGGCGTTGTTTTTCTTTTCTGTGCGCCGTGGTTGCCGGTTATGTTCTTCAGGGCAAGGGCAGAGGCACCCTTGACGCGATTCGGATCATTGCTGACCAAGGAAATATTCGTGGCGTTCGGAACCTACGCCGGCTCCATCTTGGCACTTCTGGTTTTTATGTTCATTCTGATTGCGTGGATGATCCAGCAGCGCCGGAATCTCTTTTCCAAGGCAACCTGGGAGACTGAAAACGGCGCATGGGCGCTCTTCATTTGCTGGGTGACCGCAGTCATCATTATTCCCTACATCTTTTCATTTTTTACCGTGCCTTTTTTCACCAGGCGTTGCGCGGTGACCGCGTCAATCCCTTTTTATATCCTCATTGCATTTACCGTTTACAGAATCAACCTCCGTTTTCTGCGGATCATCCTGCTGGCAGCCCTGTTTTTCACCTGCATATTTGAAGACCTGCGCTATTTCAGCGCTCCGATAAATCCGAGGTGGAAAGAATGCAGCCGTATGATAGACGAAGTCAAAAAAGACGGGGACGCTTTGGTGTTTTCACCCGCGGGATGCAGGGACTATGTTTTTTCATACTATTCGAAAAAAAGGCCTTCTCATTGTTTCCTGTATCCCATTCACGACGCGCCGGTTTCAGGCGAAACCAAGTCGATGATTGACACGCTCAAAAAATATCCGACAATCTATTTCGCGCGGGGATCGGAGATTCTGGACAACGGAGCGTTTGAATCGGCGCTGGCGAGGGGATTTGCGATGAAGGATTCGGTGGAGTTCGGGAAGCTGGTGATGTATAAGGTGGAAAACAGGGTTGCTAAATAG
- a CDS encoding response regulator, translating into MKKKIIVVEDEMDIAELVKLVLETDEFEVQTVLDAPAAYDKVKEYKPDAVLLDLSMPKMNGWEVFKQIRSDPEFAKLPIAILTAKTHAFDEMVGLHVMKADAYITKPFGKQELLNKTHGLFTERS; encoded by the coding sequence ATGAAAAAGAAAATCATTGTCGTCGAGGATGAAATGGACATAGCGGAACTGGTGAAACTGGTTCTGGAGACCGACGAATTCGAGGTGCAAACCGTACTCGACGCGCCCGCGGCCTACGACAAGGTGAAGGAATACAAGCCCGACGCGGTGCTCCTCGACCTCTCCATGCCCAAGATGAACGGCTGGGAAGTGTTCAAGCAGATCCGAAGCGACCCGGAGTTCGCCAAGCTCCCCATCGCGATCCTCACCGCCAAGACCCACGCCTTTGACGAGATGGTGGGGCTGCATGTCATGAAGGCCGACGCGTATATCACCAAGCCGTTCGGCAAACAGGAGCTTCTCAACAAGACCCATGGCCTCTTTACCGAACGAAGCTGA
- the argF gene encoding ornithine carbamoyltransferase, translating to MSSAKRKQAFPTHGDHVGQRTKKNLLTLFDYSPEEIEHLILLAKNLKNKRLNADPKVFESKTGVLIFEKPSLRTRITFEAAMYELGGHPIYLASDQIQMGKRESVEDVAKNLERWVHLIVARTFLHETVAGLAIHSSIPVINALSDKFHPCQALAFGLTVYERLSAQKGLKIVFVGDGNNVCHSLMVVAAKLGWHFIAAGPRGYEPDPAVLALCRGVAADTGAKIDISDNPAEAVRGATVIYTDVWTSMGQEKETAVRKKRFAPFQVNERLLSRAPKDVLVSHCLPAHRGEEITSGVLDSDHSIALDEAENRLHVQKAIIVHLFS from the coding sequence ATGAGCTCGGCCAAGAGAAAACAGGCGTTTCCCACGCACGGTGACCACGTGGGGCAAAGGACTAAAAAGAACCTTTTGACCCTTTTTGACTATTCGCCCGAGGAAATCGAGCACCTCATTCTTCTCGCTAAAAATCTTAAAAACAAACGTCTTAATGCCGACCCAAAAGTGTTTGAGAGCAAGACCGGCGTTCTGATCTTTGAAAAACCGTCGCTGCGCACCCGCATCACCTTCGAGGCCGCAATGTACGAGCTCGGCGGCCATCCCATTTACCTTGCGTCCGACCAGATCCAGATGGGCAAGCGTGAAAGCGTTGAAGACGTTGCGAAAAACCTGGAGCGGTGGGTGCACCTCATCGTGGCGCGCACTTTTCTGCACGAGACCGTGGCGGGGCTTGCCATTCACAGCTCGATACCGGTCATCAACGCCCTGTCGGACAAATTCCACCCGTGCCAGGCGCTTGCCTTCGGGCTCACGGTGTACGAGCGCCTGAGCGCGCAGAAAGGCCTGAAGATCGTTTTCGTGGGCGACGGCAACAACGTGTGCCACTCGCTCATGGTGGTCGCGGCAAAACTGGGATGGCATTTTATCGCCGCGGGCCCGAGAGGATACGAACCCGACCCGGCGGTGCTGGCGCTGTGCCGCGGCGTTGCCGCGGACACGGGCGCGAAAATTGACATATCGGACAACCCGGCCGAGGCGGTCCGCGGCGCCACGGTGATCTACACCGACGTGTGGACGAGCATGGGACAGGAAAAGGAGACCGCGGTGCGGAAAAAGCGCTTCGCGCCCTTCCAGGTGAACGAACGGCTCCTTTCCCGCGCCCCCAAAGACGTCCTCGTCTCGCACTGCCTGCCGGCGCACCGCGGCGAGGAGATCACCAGCGGCGTGCTTGACTCGGACCATTCGATTGCGCTTGACGAAGCGGAAAACCGCCTCCACGTGCAGAAAGCCATCATCGTCCATCTTTTCTCCTGA
- the uvrA gene encoding excinuclease ABC subunit UvrA — MQVKDIIIKGAREHNLKNIDVTIPRNSLTVITGLSGSGKSSLAFDTLYSEGQRRYVESLSAYARQFLGLMEKPDVDSIEGLSPAISIQQKSTGHNPRSTVGTITEIHDYLRLLFARIGDPTCYKCGRPITRQTVQEITDKILDLPSGAKFQILSPVVSGRKGEYKDLFEKLQRDGFVRVRVDRIVYTLDEQIALDKNKKHTVEVVVDRLVNGAGIKSRLVDSLETALKLSTNGTVAVDLVGKDPIVFSELLACPVCGISYDELTPRMFSFNSPFGACETCSGLGYLLEVDPDLVVPDPSRSLFSGAIVPWNAAATLGSWNHQMMLSVCRHFGIPVDKPYSSLTEKQKDILLRGAGEQKILMKWENRSREGHGQFKKEFEGVIPNLLRRYRDSTSEEIRRWIEGYMAQRPCPACKGRRLKPQSLAILINGRNIADLSHLSIDGLKEFFAALPLQPRQAQIAKQILKEIGERLSFLVNVGLSYLSLERASSSLSGGEAQRIRLATQIGSRLTGVIYILDEPSIGLHPRDNGKLLTTLVSLRDLGNTVVVIEHDRETMLSADRILDIGPGAGVHGGRLVASGTPKEIMANPASVTGLYLAGKKKIPVPGRRRSGNGRFLEITGASGNNLKNIGVSIPLGMLVCVTGVSGSGKSTLVNQTLFPALAKKIYNAKLPCLPFRQIRGLALLDKVIDIDQSPIGRTPRSNPATYTKTFDHIRTLFTMLPESKIRGYKAGRFSFNVKGGRCESCEGDGVIKIEMHFLPDVYVQCETCHGKRYNRETLEITYKGKTIADVLDMTVDEALGFFDRIPSIKAKLAVLSRVGLGYIHLGQQATTLSGGEAQRIKLAAELAKRASGQTIYILDEPTTGLHFEDILLLMDVIGELVDKGNTVIVIEHNLDVVKCADWIIDLGPEGGDRGGTVVATGTPEQIAKSPASVTGKYLRPHLG, encoded by the coding sequence ATGCAAGTAAAAGACATTATTATCAAAGGCGCCCGCGAGCACAACCTCAAGAACATCGACGTCACCATTCCGCGCAACAGCCTCACGGTGATCACCGGGCTTTCGGGCTCGGGAAAAAGCTCGCTGGCGTTCGACACGCTGTATTCCGAGGGCCAGCGCCGCTATGTTGAATCGCTGTCGGCGTACGCGCGGCAGTTTTTAGGCCTCATGGAAAAGCCCGACGTGGATTCCATCGAGGGCCTGTCGCCCGCAATTTCCATACAGCAGAAAAGCACGGGCCACAATCCGCGCTCCACGGTGGGCACCATCACCGAGATTCACGATTACCTGCGCCTGCTGTTCGCGCGCATCGGCGACCCCACGTGCTACAAGTGCGGCAGGCCCATCACGCGTCAGACCGTGCAGGAGATCACGGACAAAATCCTGGACCTGCCGTCGGGCGCAAAATTCCAGATCCTGTCACCGGTGGTGTCGGGCCGCAAGGGGGAATACAAGGACCTGTTCGAGAAGCTCCAGCGCGACGGGTTCGTGCGCGTGCGCGTGGACCGCATCGTTTACACCCTCGACGAGCAGATCGCGCTTGACAAAAACAAGAAGCACACCGTCGAGGTGGTGGTCGACCGGCTGGTGAACGGCGCCGGCATCAAGAGCAGGCTCGTGGATTCGCTCGAGACCGCGCTCAAGCTGAGCACCAACGGCACGGTCGCGGTCGACCTCGTGGGAAAAGACCCCATTGTCTTTTCGGAGCTTCTCGCCTGCCCGGTGTGCGGCATCTCCTACGACGAGCTCACGCCGCGCATGTTCTCGTTCAACAGCCCGTTCGGCGCATGCGAGACCTGCAGCGGCCTGGGATACCTTCTCGAGGTCGACCCGGACCTCGTGGTTCCCGACCCGTCGCGCTCGCTTTTTTCCGGCGCCATCGTGCCGTGGAACGCGGCGGCAACGCTGGGCAGCTGGAACCACCAGATGATGCTGTCGGTGTGCAGGCATTTCGGCATTCCTGTTGACAAACCGTATTCGTCGCTCACGGAAAAACAGAAGGACATCCTGCTTCGCGGCGCGGGCGAGCAGAAGATCCTCATGAAATGGGAGAACCGCAGCCGCGAGGGACACGGCCAGTTCAAGAAGGAGTTCGAGGGCGTTATCCCCAACCTCCTGCGCCGGTACCGCGATTCGACATCGGAGGAGATCCGCCGCTGGATCGAGGGCTACATGGCCCAGCGGCCCTGCCCGGCCTGCAAGGGCAGGCGGCTCAAGCCGCAGAGCCTGGCCATCCTGATCAACGGCCGCAACATCGCCGACCTTTCGCACCTGTCCATCGACGGCCTCAAGGAGTTCTTTGCCGCGCTGCCGCTGCAGCCGCGGCAGGCCCAGATCGCGAAGCAAATTCTGAAGGAGATCGGGGAACGCCTTTCCTTTCTTGTCAATGTCGGGCTCTCGTACCTTTCGCTCGAGCGCGCGTCGTCGAGCCTTTCCGGCGGCGAGGCGCAGCGCATTCGGCTCGCCACGCAGATCGGCTCGCGGCTCACCGGCGTCATCTACATCCTCGACGAGCCGAGCATCGGGCTGCACCCCCGCGACAACGGCAAGCTGCTCACCACGCTCGTGTCCCTGCGCGACCTGGGCAACACCGTGGTGGTGATCGAGCACGACCGCGAGACCATGCTTTCGGCCGACCGCATCCTCGACATCGGGCCGGGCGCGGGCGTACACGGCGGCAGGCTCGTGGCGAGCGGGACGCCAAAGGAGATCATGGCAAACCCGGCGTCGGTCACCGGGCTCTACCTCGCGGGAAAAAAGAAAATCCCGGTCCCGGGCCGGCGACGCAGCGGCAACGGCCGCTTCCTCGAGATCACCGGAGCCAGTGGCAACAACCTTAAGAACATCGGCGTTTCGATTCCGCTCGGCATGCTCGTGTGCGTCACGGGCGTGTCGGGCTCGGGCAAAAGCACGCTGGTCAACCAAACGTTGTTTCCGGCGCTGGCGAAAAAAATCTACAACGCCAAGCTGCCCTGCCTGCCGTTCAGGCAGATCAGGGGGCTCGCGCTGCTTGACAAAGTGATAGACATCGACCAGTCGCCCATCGGCCGCACGCCGCGCTCCAATCCCGCCACCTACACCAAGACGTTCGACCACATCCGCACGCTGTTCACCATGCTGCCGGAAAGCAAGATACGCGGGTACAAGGCGGGACGCTTCAGCTTCAACGTGAAGGGCGGGCGCTGCGAGTCGTGCGAGGGCGACGGCGTGATAAAAATAGAAATGCACTTTTTGCCCGACGTGTACGTACAGTGCGAGACCTGCCACGGCAAACGGTACAACCGCGAGACGCTCGAGATCACCTACAAGGGCAAGACCATCGCCGACGTGCTCGACATGACCGTGGACGAGGCGCTCGGGTTCTTCGACAGGATTCCGTCAATCAAGGCGAAGCTCGCGGTGCTGTCGCGCGTGGGACTGGGCTATATCCACCTCGGGCAGCAGGCCACCACCCTGTCGGGCGGCGAGGCGCAGCGCATTAAGCTCGCGGCCGAGCTCGCCAAGCGCGCCAGCGGCCAGACCATTTACATCCTCGACGAGCCCACCACCGGCCTGCACTTCGAGGACATCCTGCTGCTCATGGACGTGATCGGGGAGCTTGTTGACAAAGGCAACACCGTGATCGTGATCGAGCACAACCTCGACGTGGTCAAGTGCGCCGACTGGATCATCGACCTCGGGCCCGAGGGCGGCGACAGGGGCGGCACCGTGGTGGCGACCGGAACGCCGGAGCAGATCGCGAAAAGCCCGGCTTCGGTGACGGGGAAGTATTTGAGACCGCATCTGGGCTGA